CGGTGGCACCACGCGCACACCGGTGTCGCGGAAGTCCTTGGAATTGAAGTCGGCGTACTTGGACGGCACCTTGTCGAAGTAGTTGGTGAAACCGCCCTTCATGAATTCGTTGTCGCTCAGCCGAAAGGACAACAGCACCGCCTTCTTCAGCCATTGGTGAACGGTCCATTGACCATCCACCTTTTCGGCCACCCGCAGCTCGCCACGGTCGAGCTTCCCGAGGACGTCATCCACCGCCTCCTTGACCAGGGTGCTGGCGGAGCGGGGGGTAATGTCCGCGCGGTTCTCGAAGGCCTCTTCGATGGTTGCTCTGGCGTCTTGCATGTTGCTTTGTCTCCCTATGGTTCAGATGGGTTCACGAGGTATCGCTTTGCGGCCGGTGCCGCCGCGGGGGGCGGTATCAGAATTCGTGGGTGATGTAGTCACGAATACGGTATGCCGCCTCCACGCAGTCTTCCAATGGTGCCACCAGGGCCATGCGCACATAGCCCGCGCCGGGATTGCCCGCGGCGGTTTCCCGCGACAGATAGGAGCCGGGCAGGACGGTGACATGACGGTTGGCGAACAACCCGTGTGCGAAAACCGCATCGTCCACCGGCGTGCGCGGCCACAGGTAGAAGGCCGCGGCGGGATATTCCAATTCCATCACCGGGGCCAGGATGTCCACCACCTGCTCGAACTTGCGCCGATAATGTTCGCGGTTATCCGCCACGTGGGCTTCGTCGCACCAGGCGTGGACACTCGCCGCCTGGGTGGGTGGTGACATGGAACAACCGTGATAGGTCCGGTAGGTGAAGAATTGTTCGATGAGTCGTGGCTCGCCGGCCACGAATCCGGAACGCAGCCCCGGCAGATTGGATCGCTTGGACAGGCTGTGAAAGACGATGCAGTGTTCGAAGTCGCGGACCCCCATGGCGCTCGCCGCCTCCAGCAGGCCGGGTGGTGGCGCATCCTCGTCGCGGTAGATCTCCGAGTAGCACTCGTCCGCGGCAATGACGAAGCCGTAACGATGGGCTTTGTGAATCAGTGCCTGCAAAGTCTCCAGGGGAGTCACCGCGCCGGTGGGGTTGGCGGGGGAGCAGATATAGAGAAGATCACAGTGCCGCCATTGCTCTTCGGGCACGGCATCGTAGTCGGGAATGAAGCCGTTGGCGGCGTCGCAGTTGAGATAGACGGGTCGGGCGCCGGCCAGGATGGCCGCACCCTCGTAGATCTGGTAGAACGGATTCGGCATGAGTACCAGCGGCTCATGGCCACGCTCCACCATGACCTGGGCGAAGGCGAACAGGGCCTCGCGGGTGCCGTTCACGGGCAGCACGTGGCGCCCGGGATCCAGGCTGTCGGGGGGTAGGCCAAAGCGCCGGGTGGCCCAGCGCGCGATGGCCTCCCGGAGTTCGTCACTGCCCCGGGTGGTGGGATATGTCGCCAGGCCGTGGAGATGGGCGATCAATTCGTCCACCACGAAGGTGGGCGGCGCGTGTTTGGGTTCGCCGATGGACAGGGGAATATGAGGGAGATCGGCGGGCGGCGAGATGCCTTCCTTGAGGTGTCGCAGTCGCTCGAAGGGATAGGGCTTGAGCTGTGAGAGATCCGGGTTCATAGCGGTTGTGGAGTATATGGGATAGCGCTGCGGACCGACAGTTACGCACCGGAGGGTCCGGGGGCTTGTGGAATCGGCCATGTCATTCGGAGCATGATGGCTCCTGCTGGAGGACGGACTGTGCGAATAGACCATGTGAGCGTGGTGGTGGAGGATGTGGGAGGCGCCCTCACATTCTATGAAGGGATCCTCGGACTCGCCGTTGATCATGGGCGACCCGATCTCGGATATCCCGGGGCGTGGCTGGATGTGGGTGGGCAGCAGATCCATCTGCTCCAGGTCCCCAATCCGGACCCCATCAGCGGACGTCCCGCCCATGGCGGTCGCGACCGCCACATCGCCTTGCGGGTGGCCGATCTGGAGGGACTCGAGGACAGGCTGGAAGCGGCGGGGGTACCTTATACCCCGAGTCGGTCGGGCCGTGCCGCCCTGTTCTGCCGGGACCCCGACGGCAACGCCGTCGAACTCATCGCCGAATGATGCCGCGGCAGCGCGCAGAGGCTAATCGTCTGCGTGTCCCACCTGGCGGTCCAGCGCCCAGCGGGTATGTTCGCGCACCAGGGGGTGAGGATGTTCGAGGCGTGATCTCAGGGCCGCCGTGATGCGCGGCGACGGCGGCGCATTACCGAGGGCCACCGCGATGTTGCGCAGCCAGCGTACATGGCCGATGCGGCGGATGGGGCTGCCCTCGGTGCGTTGGAGGAATTCCGCCTCGGTCCACGCGAACAGCGCTACCAGGTCCGGATCGGCGAGTCCATGCCGGGGCCGGAAATCCGGCTCCGAGGTGGGGCTGGCGAAGCGGTTCCAGGGGCATACCAGCTGGCAATCGTCGCAGCCGTAGATGCGATTGCCCATGAGAGGGCGGAGCGCCACCGGGATGGGGCCATGATGCTCGATGGTGAGGTAGGAGATGCATAACCGGGCATCCAGCTCGTAAGGTGCCGTGATGGCCCCCGTGGGGCAGGCGCCGATGCATCGGCTACAGGTGCCGCAGTGGTCGTCCACTGGTGTATCCGTCGGCAACGCCAGGTCGGTGTAGATCTCCCCCAGGAAGAACCAGGAGCCGGCGGCGCGATCCAGGATGTTGGTGTGTTTGCCCATCCAGCCCTGGCCGGCCTTGCCCGCCAGGGGCTTCTCCAGCACCGGGGCGCTGTCCACGAACACTCGCCAGCCGTGGGCCCCCACCTCGTTTTCGATGCGCCGGGCAAGGCCCTTGAGGCGCCCGCGCATCACCTTGTGGTAGTCCCTGCCGAGGGCGTAGCGGGAGATGTAGCCCCGTTCAGCGCGGCCGAGGAGCGCGAAAGGGTCCACATCGTCCGCGGGGAGATAGTCCATGCGCACCGAGATCACGGTGATCGTGCCGGGCAGCAGTTCCGCTGGCCGGGAGCGCCTGGTGCCGTGGCGGGCCATGTACGACATGTCGCCATGGCGCCCGGCGGCCAGCCAGTCCATGAGCCGCGCCTCGTCCGCCGACAGATCGGTATCGCAGAACCCCACCCGCTGAAAGCCGAGTTCTCGGCCCCAGGAACGGATCCGCGTCGCCAGGCCGGCGGCGTCCGGGATATTCCTGTTCATGGCCGGGGTATTCCTGTTCATGGGTCGATGCAGTGGCTATGGCGGCTTAAACGTGAAGGTCGCGGAGCACGATCTCCGTCTTCCTCTGGTCGGGGAATGGGGTGAGGGAGCGTTGCGGGGCGAGGCGGCCTTTCATCTTTCTGGCGTAGGGCGCCTCGCCCCATGACCGTTGGGCGCGGGCGCTCTTTCGCCGGAGGACATTGTGACATCGCCGCGTCGATTACGGTATCCTGCGCGCCTTTTCAGGCGGATGTTTACCCTGCGGACGGTTGCGGGTGAAACCGGCGACGGGGCGGCAGGCGTCGAGCCCTCGGCGTCTTTCCGATGTCCATTACAGTTCTCTTCGAGGTGGTCGGCACAATGGAACGATTCACGAAAATGACCGGTCTGGTGGCGCCGCTGGATCGCGCCAACGTGGATACGGACGCCATCATCCCGAAGCAGTTCCTCAAGTCCATCAAGCGCACCGGTTTCGGGCCCAACCTCTTCGACGAGTGGCGCTATCTGGACCACGGGGAGCCCGGCCAGGATTGTACTGCGCGGCCGTTGAATCCCGCCTTCATCCTCAACCAGGATCGCTATCGTGGGGCCTCCATCCTGCTCGCCCGGGAGAACTTCGGTTGCGGCTCCAGCCGCGAGCACGCCCCTTGGGCCCTGATGGATTACGGTTTTCGCGTCATCATCGCACCGAGCTATGCCGACATCTTCTATAACAACAGTTTCAAGAACGGCCTGCTGCCCATCGTCCTGGAGGGGGCGCGGGTCGCCGAACTTTTCGACGAGGTGGAGCGGACGCCGGGCTACAGCCTGACGGTGGATCTCCGGCAACAGACCCTGACGACGCCCTCGGGGGTGGAGCTGGCCTTCGACATCGAGCCGTTCCGGCGCCACTGCCTGCTGGAGGGGCTGGATGAGATCGGGCTGACCCTCGAACACGCTGGCGCCATCCGGGCCTATGAGGAGCGCCGCCGTAACGAGACGCCGTGGCTGTTCACGGGGGTGGGAGAATGAGCGCGTGCCTGCTGATCCTGCCGGGTGACGGCATCGGGCCGGAGATCGTCGCCGAGGCCCGCAAGGTCCTGGACGCTTTATGTGCCGAGGGCGGCCTGGAGCTGGCGATGGAGAACGGCCTGGTGGGGGGCGCCGCCATCGACGCCGAGGGGGTCCCGCTGCCGGCGCAGACCCTGGCGGCGGCCCGGGGCGCCGACGCCATCCTCCTGGGGGCCGTGGGCGGGCCCCGCTGGGAGCACCTCGATATCGCCATGCGGCCGGAAAAGGGCCTGCTGGGCCTGCGCCGGGAACTGGGCCTGTTCGCCAATTTGCGCCCGGCCGTGCTGTACCCGCAACTGGCGGCGGCCTCGTCCCTCAAGGCCGAGGTGGTGGCGGGTCTGGACATCATGATCGTGCGCGAACTCACCGGCGGCATCTATTTCGGCCAGCCCCGCGGTATACGGACCAATGAACGGGGCGAGCGTGAGGGCTTCAACACCCTCGTCTATAGTGAAAGCGAGATCGAGCGCATCGCCCGCGCGGCCTTCGACATCGCCATGAAGCGCGGCCGCCGCCTGTGCTCGGTGGACAAGGCGAACGTGCTGGAGGCCACGGAGTTGTGGCGTGAGGTGGTGAATGGGGTGGCCGGGGATTATCCCGAGGTGACGGTGAACCATATGTATGTGGACAACGCAGCGATGCAGCTGGTGAGGGCGCCCAAGCAGTTCGACGTCATCGTCACCACCAACATGTTCGGCGATATCCTGTCCGACCAGGCAGCCATGTTGACGGGCTCCATCGGCATGCTGCCCTCCGCCTCCCTGGATGCCGTCGCCAAGGGCATGTATGAGCCCATTCACGGCTCGGCGCCGGATATCGCCGGTCAGGGAGTGGCGAATCCCCTGGCCACCATCCTTTCGGTGGCCATGATGCTGCGCTACACCCTGGGGCGGCCGGAACTGGCCGAACGGGTGGAGGCGGCGGTGAGTCGGGTGCTGGAGCAGGGCCTGCGGACGGCCGATATCGCGGCTGGGAGTGCCGGCGTCGGCACCGCCGAGATGGGCGATGCCGTGGTTGCGGCGTTGCAGGCGACATAGGCTAGATCAGGTGGTGGAGATGAAACGCATCGGTTTCGTGGGTTGGCGGGGCATGGTGGGCTCCGTTCTGATGGAGCGTATGGGGGCGGAGGACGATTTCGCGCATATCGATGAGCCCGTCTTTTTTACCACCTCCCAGGTGGGCCAGGCCGGTCCGGATATCGGCCGGTCCATCCCCCCCCTGCAGGACGCGAGTGATCTGGAGGCCCTCTCGACCCTGGATGCGGTGGTGAGCTGTCAGGGCGGCGACTATACGGCCGCTGTCTATCACAGGCTGCGGGCAGCCGGCTGGCAGGGTTACTGGATCGACGCGGCCTCCAGCCTGCGTATGGCGGACGACAGCGTCATCGTGCTGGATCCCGTCAACCGGGGCCTCGTGGACGAGGCCCTCGAGTCCGGTGTGAAGACCTTCGTGGGTGGCAACTGTACGGTGAGCCTGATGCTCATGGCCCTGGGCGGTCTTTTCGAGGAGGGGCTGGTGGAATGGGTGAGTTCCATGACCTATCAGGCGGCGTCCGGAGCCGGTGCCCGGCACATGCGGGAACTCATTACCCAGATGGGCACCCTGTGGCAGGCCTCGGAGGCGCTGCTCGAGGATCCGGCGAGCGCCATCCTGGACATCGACCGGAGTGTGGCCGAGACCATGAGGAGTGACGATTTTCCGCGCCAGGAGTTCGGCGTACCCCTGGCCGGCAGTCTCATCCCCTGGATCGATCGGGCGCTGGAGAACGGCCAGAGCCGGGAGGAATGGAAGGGCCAGGCGGAGACCAACAAGATCCTGGGGCGCGGGTCCGATCCGGTGCCTGTCGATGGTATCTGCGTGCGGGTGGGGGCGATGCGCTGCCACAGCCAGGCCTTTACCATCAAGCTTAGCCGCGATCTGCCGCTGTCCGATATCGAGACCCTCATAGAGAAGGCCAACGACTGGGTACGGGTGGTCCCCAACGAGCGTGAGATCTCCATCAGGGAACTCAGCCCGGCGGCGGTCACCGGCGGTCTGGCTATTCCGGTGGGGCGCCTGCGCAAGATGAATATGGGCAACGAGTACCTTTCGGCCTTCACGGTGGGTGACCAGTTGTTGTGGGGAGCCGCCGAGCCCTTGCGCCGCATGTTGCGGATAGTCCTGGAATGACCCACGGTTGATAGCGGGTACCCGGGGCCCTTCAGGGTGGGGTTGGAGATTTGGGGATGGATTTCGGGCCTGACTCGGAGTTGAACATACTTGAGACTTTATGAAGAAAAGGTGTTCAAATCGTTGAAATTCTGGTAAAAGCTAATGCGTAAGCTATAGTTGTCGGATAGATGCAGGGGATATAAAGAGCTTTCCCGACCGGCTGGGGGAGGGGTTGGGAGTGTGTTTGAATTCAGGCGACCCACCATGATTCTGGGCCAGCAAAAGAAACAGGTATAGGGATCCGTGATGAAACTGAGAAAGGTCCTGTTGTCGGCCAGCGTGGCCGCGATTCCCGTCAATGTTCTGGCACTCGGCCTCGGCAATGCTCAGCTTTCATCGGCGCTGAACGAGCCGTTGCAGGCCCGCATCGATCTGTACTCGGTGAAGAGTTCGGAGATCGAGGACATCAAGGCGGAGTTGGCCTCTGTGGCGGACTTCCAGAAGGCCGGACTCGAGTGGTCCAGCAACCTGTCGGAACTCCGATTCAGGGTCAACACGGGCCCCGACGGCACACCCTACATCAGCATTACCTCCCGGAAGCCCGTACGCGAGCCCTTTCTCAATTTCCTGCTCGAGGTGAACTGGCCCACGGGACGGTTGCTGCGCGAGTACACGGTGCTGCTGGATCCCCCCGTCTATGCGGACGCCATGAAGACCACGGTGCAGCCCACGGTTACGGCGGAGCCTG
The Gammaproteobacteria bacterium DNA segment above includes these coding regions:
- the leuD gene encoding 3-isopropylmalate dehydratase small subunit translates to MERFTKMTGLVAPLDRANVDTDAIIPKQFLKSIKRTGFGPNLFDEWRYLDHGEPGQDCTARPLNPAFILNQDRYRGASILLARENFGCGSSREHAPWALMDYGFRVIIAPSYADIFYNNSFKNGLLPIVLEGARVAELFDEVERTPGYSLTVDLRQQTLTTPSGVELAFDIEPFRRHCLLEGLDEIGLTLEHAGAIRAYEERRRNETPWLFTGVGE
- the dapC gene encoding succinyldiaminopimelate transaminase, whose product is MNPDLSQLKPYPFERLRHLKEGISPPADLPHIPLSIGEPKHAPPTFVVDELIAHLHGLATYPTTRGSDELREAIARWATRRFGLPPDSLDPGRHVLPVNGTREALFAFAQVMVERGHEPLVLMPNPFYQIYEGAAILAGARPVYLNCDAANGFIPDYDAVPEEQWRHCDLLYICSPANPTGAVTPLETLQALIHKAHRYGFVIAADECYSEIYRDEDAPPPGLLEAASAMGVRDFEHCIVFHSLSKRSNLPGLRSGFVAGEPRLIEQFFTYRTYHGCSMSPPTQAASVHAWCDEAHVADNREHYRRKFEQVVDILAPVMELEYPAAAFYLWPRTPVDDAVFAHGLFANRHVTVLPGSYLSRETAAGNPGAGYVRMALVAPLEDCVEAAYRIRDYITHEF
- the leuB gene encoding 3-isopropylmalate dehydrogenase; protein product: MSACLLILPGDGIGPEIVAEARKVLDALCAEGGLELAMENGLVGGAAIDAEGVPLPAQTLAAARGADAILLGAVGGPRWEHLDIAMRPEKGLLGLRRELGLFANLRPAVLYPQLAAASSLKAEVVAGLDIMIVRELTGGIYFGQPRGIRTNERGEREGFNTLVYSESEIERIARAAFDIAMKRGRRLCSVDKANVLEATELWREVVNGVAGDYPEVTVNHMYVDNAAMQLVRAPKQFDVIVTTNMFGDILSDQAAMLTGSIGMLPSASLDAVAKGMYEPIHGSAPDIAGQGVANPLATILSVAMMLRYTLGRPELAERVEAAVSRVLEQGLRTADIAAGSAGVGTAEMGDAVVAALQAT
- a CDS encoding VOC family protein, which gives rise to MAPAGGRTVRIDHVSVVVEDVGGALTFYEGILGLAVDHGRPDLGYPGAWLDVGGQQIHLLQVPNPDPISGRPAHGGRDRHIALRVADLEGLEDRLEAAGVPYTPSRSGRAALFCRDPDGNAVELIAE
- the asd gene encoding aspartate-semialdehyde dehydrogenase encodes the protein MKRIGFVGWRGMVGSVLMERMGAEDDFAHIDEPVFFTTSQVGQAGPDIGRSIPPLQDASDLEALSTLDAVVSCQGGDYTAAVYHRLRAAGWQGYWIDAASSLRMADDSVIVLDPVNRGLVDEALESGVKTFVGGNCTVSLMLMALGGLFEEGLVEWVSSMTYQAASGAGARHMRELITQMGTLWQASEALLEDPASAILDIDRSVAETMRSDDFPRQEFGVPLAGSLIPWIDRALENGQSREEWKGQAETNKILGRGSDPVPVDGICVRVGAMRCHSQAFTIKLSRDLPLSDIETLIEKANDWVRVVPNEREISIRELSPAAVTGGLAIPVGRLRKMNMGNEYLSAFTVGDQLLWGAAEPLRRMLRIVLE
- the queG gene encoding tRNA epoxyqueuosine(34) reductase QueG, coding for MNRNIPDAAGLATRIRSWGRELGFQRVGFCDTDLSADEARLMDWLAAGRHGDMSYMARHGTRRSRPAELLPGTITVISVRMDYLPADDVDPFALLGRAERGYISRYALGRDYHKVMRGRLKGLARRIENEVGAHGWRVFVDSAPVLEKPLAGKAGQGWMGKHTNILDRAAGSWFFLGEIYTDLALPTDTPVDDHCGTCSRCIGACPTGAITAPYELDARLCISYLTIEHHGPIPVALRPLMGNRIYGCDDCQLVCPWNRFASPTSEPDFRPRHGLADPDLVALFAWTEAEFLQRTEGSPIRRIGHVRWLRNIAVALGNAPPSPRITAALRSRLEHPHPLVREHTRWALDRQVGHADD